From the Budorcas taxicolor isolate Tak-1 chromosome 1, Takin1.1, whole genome shotgun sequence genome, one window contains:
- the TKT gene encoding transketolase isoform X2, whose amino-acid sequence MAVLFFHTMRYKALDPRNPHNDRFVLSKGHAAPILYAVWAEAGFLPESELLNLRKISSDLDGHPVPKQAFTDVATGSLGQGLGAACGMAYTGKYFDKASYRVYCMLGDGELSEGSVWEAMAFASIYKLDNLVAILDINRLGQSDPAPLQHQMDVYQKRCEAFGWNAVIVDGHSVEELCKAFGQVKNQPTAIIAKTFKGRGITGIEDKESWHGKPLPKNMADQIIQEIYGQIQSKKKILATPPQEDAPSVDITNIRMPTPPSYKVGDKIATRKAYGQALAKLGHASDRIIALDGDTKNSTFSELFKKEHPDRFIECYIAEQNMVSIAVGCATRDRTVPFCSTFAAFFTRAFDQIRMAAISESNINLCGSHCGVSIGEDGPSQMALEDLAMFRSIPMSTVFYPSDGVATEKAVELAANTKGICFIRTSRPENAIIYNNNEDFQIGQAKVVLKNKDDQVTVIGAGVTLHEALAAADLLKREKINIRVLDPFTIKPLDKKLILDSARATKGRILTVEDHYYEGGIGEAVASAVVGEPGVTVTRLAVSQVPRSGKPAELLKMFGIDRDAIAQAVRGLVTRA is encoded by the exons ATGGCTGTCCTCTTCTTCCACACCATGCGCTACAAGGCCCTGGATCCCCGGAACCCTCACAACGACCGCTTTGTTCTCTCCAAG GGCCACGCGGCGCCCATCCTGTATGCCGTCTGGGCTGAAGCTGGCTTCCTGCCAGAGTCAGAGCTGCTGAATCTGAGGAAGATCAGCTCTGACTTGGACGGGCACCCTGTCCCG AAACAAGCTTTCACCGATGTGGCCACTGGCTCCCTGGGCCAGGGCCTTGGAGCCGCTTGTGGGATGGCCTACACAGGCAAATACTTCGACAAAGCCAG CTACCGGGTCTATTGCATGCTGGGAGACGGGGAGCTGTCAGAGGGCTCCGTGTGGGAGGCCATGGCCTTCGCCAGCATCTACAAGCTGGACAACCTTGTCGCCATTCTTGACATCAACCGCCTGGGCCAGAGTGACCCTGCCCCGCTGCAGCACCAGATGGATGTCTACCAGAAGCGCTGCGAGGCCTTCGG TTGGAACGCTGTCATCGTAGATGGGCACAGCGTGGAGGAACTGTGCAAGGCCTTCGGGCAGGTGAAGAACCAGCCAACAGCCATCATTGCCAAGACCTTCAAGGGCCGAGGCATCACAG GGATAGAAGATAAGGAGTCTTGGCATGGGAAGCCCCTCCCCAAAAATATGGCCGATCAGATCATCCAGGAAATCTACGGTCAGATCCAGAGCAAGAAGAAGATCCTGGCGACGCCCCCACAGGAGGACGCCCCCTCAGTGGACATCACCAACATCCGAATGCCCACCCCGCCCAGCTACAAAGTCGGCGACAAG ATAGCTACCCGCAAGGCCTATGGACAGGCCCTGGCCAAGCTGGGCCATGCTAGTGACCGCATCATCGCCCTGGATGGGGACACCAAGAACTCCACCTTCTCAGAACTCTTCAAAAAGGAGCACCCGGACCGTTTCATTGAGTGTTACATTGCTGAGCAGAACATG GTGAGCATCGCCGTGGGCTGTGCCACACGCGACAGGACGGTGCCCTTCTGCAGCACCTTCGCAGCCTTCTTTACACGGGCCTTCGACCAGATTCGCATGGCAGCCATCTCCGAGAGCAACATCAACCTCTGCGGCTCACACTGCGGTGTGTCCATTG GAGAAGACGGGCCCTCCCAGATGGCCCTGGAAGATCTGGCCATGTTTCGTTCTATCCCCATGTCAACTGTCTTTTACCCAAGTGATGGGGTGGCTACGGAGAAGGCAGTAGAATTAGCAGCCAATACAAAG GGTATCTGCTTCATCCGGACCAGCCGCCCAGAAAATGCCATCATCTACAACAACAATGAAGATTTCCAAATCGGACAAGCCAAG GTAGTCCTGAAGAACAAGGATGACCAGGTGACTGTGATTGGTGCTGGGGTGACCCTGCACGAGGCTTTGGCAGCTGCTGACCTGCTGAAGAGAG AAAAGATCAACATTCGCGTGCTGGACCCTTTCACCATCAAGCCCCTGGATAAGAAGCTCATTCTTGACAGTGCCCGTGCTACCAAGGGCAGGATCCTCACTGTGGAGGACCACTACTATGAAG GTGGCATAGGTGAGGCAGTGGCCTCTGCAGTTGTGGGAGAGCCTGGCGTCACTGTCACCCGCCTGGCGGTCAGCCAGGTGCCAAGAAGCGGGAAACCAGCGGAGCTGCTGAAGATGTTTGGCATTGACAGGGATGCCATCGCGCAGGCCGTGAGGGGCCTGGTGACCAGGGCCTAG
- the TKT gene encoding transketolase isoform X1, which yields MEAYHKPDQQKLQALKDTANRLRISSIQATTAAGSGHPTSCCSAAEIMAVLFFHTMRYKALDPRNPHNDRFVLSKGHAAPILYAVWAEAGFLPESELLNLRKISSDLDGHPVPKQAFTDVATGSLGQGLGAACGMAYTGKYFDKASYRVYCMLGDGELSEGSVWEAMAFASIYKLDNLVAILDINRLGQSDPAPLQHQMDVYQKRCEAFGWNAVIVDGHSVEELCKAFGQVKNQPTAIIAKTFKGRGITGIEDKESWHGKPLPKNMADQIIQEIYGQIQSKKKILATPPQEDAPSVDITNIRMPTPPSYKVGDKIATRKAYGQALAKLGHASDRIIALDGDTKNSTFSELFKKEHPDRFIECYIAEQNMVSIAVGCATRDRTVPFCSTFAAFFTRAFDQIRMAAISESNINLCGSHCGVSIGEDGPSQMALEDLAMFRSIPMSTVFYPSDGVATEKAVELAANTKGICFIRTSRPENAIIYNNNEDFQIGQAKVVLKNKDDQVTVIGAGVTLHEALAAADLLKREKINIRVLDPFTIKPLDKKLILDSARATKGRILTVEDHYYEGGIGEAVASAVVGEPGVTVTRLAVSQVPRSGKPAELLKMFGIDRDAIAQAVRGLVTRA from the exons ATGGAGGCCTACCATAAGCCTGATCAGCAGAAGCTGCAGGCCCTGAAGGACACGGCCAACCGCCTGCGTATCAGCTCCATCCAAGCCACCACGGCGGCCGGATCGGG CCACCCCACGTCATGCTGCAGCGCTGCTGAGATCATGGCTGTCCTCTTCTTCCACACCATGCGCTACAAGGCCCTGGATCCCCGGAACCCTCACAACGACCGCTTTGTTCTCTCCAAG GGCCACGCGGCGCCCATCCTGTATGCCGTCTGGGCTGAAGCTGGCTTCCTGCCAGAGTCAGAGCTGCTGAATCTGAGGAAGATCAGCTCTGACTTGGACGGGCACCCTGTCCCG AAACAAGCTTTCACCGATGTGGCCACTGGCTCCCTGGGCCAGGGCCTTGGAGCCGCTTGTGGGATGGCCTACACAGGCAAATACTTCGACAAAGCCAG CTACCGGGTCTATTGCATGCTGGGAGACGGGGAGCTGTCAGAGGGCTCCGTGTGGGAGGCCATGGCCTTCGCCAGCATCTACAAGCTGGACAACCTTGTCGCCATTCTTGACATCAACCGCCTGGGCCAGAGTGACCCTGCCCCGCTGCAGCACCAGATGGATGTCTACCAGAAGCGCTGCGAGGCCTTCGG TTGGAACGCTGTCATCGTAGATGGGCACAGCGTGGAGGAACTGTGCAAGGCCTTCGGGCAGGTGAAGAACCAGCCAACAGCCATCATTGCCAAGACCTTCAAGGGCCGAGGCATCACAG GGATAGAAGATAAGGAGTCTTGGCATGGGAAGCCCCTCCCCAAAAATATGGCCGATCAGATCATCCAGGAAATCTACGGTCAGATCCAGAGCAAGAAGAAGATCCTGGCGACGCCCCCACAGGAGGACGCCCCCTCAGTGGACATCACCAACATCCGAATGCCCACCCCGCCCAGCTACAAAGTCGGCGACAAG ATAGCTACCCGCAAGGCCTATGGACAGGCCCTGGCCAAGCTGGGCCATGCTAGTGACCGCATCATCGCCCTGGATGGGGACACCAAGAACTCCACCTTCTCAGAACTCTTCAAAAAGGAGCACCCGGACCGTTTCATTGAGTGTTACATTGCTGAGCAGAACATG GTGAGCATCGCCGTGGGCTGTGCCACACGCGACAGGACGGTGCCCTTCTGCAGCACCTTCGCAGCCTTCTTTACACGGGCCTTCGACCAGATTCGCATGGCAGCCATCTCCGAGAGCAACATCAACCTCTGCGGCTCACACTGCGGTGTGTCCATTG GAGAAGACGGGCCCTCCCAGATGGCCCTGGAAGATCTGGCCATGTTTCGTTCTATCCCCATGTCAACTGTCTTTTACCCAAGTGATGGGGTGGCTACGGAGAAGGCAGTAGAATTAGCAGCCAATACAAAG GGTATCTGCTTCATCCGGACCAGCCGCCCAGAAAATGCCATCATCTACAACAACAATGAAGATTTCCAAATCGGACAAGCCAAG GTAGTCCTGAAGAACAAGGATGACCAGGTGACTGTGATTGGTGCTGGGGTGACCCTGCACGAGGCTTTGGCAGCTGCTGACCTGCTGAAGAGAG AAAAGATCAACATTCGCGTGCTGGACCCTTTCACCATCAAGCCCCTGGATAAGAAGCTCATTCTTGACAGTGCCCGTGCTACCAAGGGCAGGATCCTCACTGTGGAGGACCACTACTATGAAG GTGGCATAGGTGAGGCAGTGGCCTCTGCAGTTGTGGGAGAGCCTGGCGTCACTGTCACCCGCCTGGCGGTCAGCCAGGTGCCAAGAAGCGGGAAACCAGCGGAGCTGCTGAAGATGTTTGGCATTGACAGGGATGCCATCGCGCAGGCCGTGAGGGGCCTGGTGACCAGGGCCTAG